From Thalassospiraceae bacterium LMO-JJ14:
CGGAAGAAAAAGATTCGGACTTTCCGGTCAAGGGCATCAATTTGCCGGCCCGTGTCGTTTCCGGCGATTTTTACGATTTTTATCCCCTCGATGACGGGCGGGTCGCGTTCACCCTCGGCGATGTGTCGGGTAAGGGGATGAACGCAGCGCTGATGATGGCGAAAACCGCAAGCTTGCTTCGTTGTCTCGGAAAATCAATCAAGGAACCGGGCAGGCTCCTGACGCTCGTGAACGAGGAAATATGCGAAACCGCGACGCGCGGCATGTTCGTGACACTTGTGCATGGCGTTTACGATCCGGACAGCGGTTATGTACGGCTGGCCAATGCCGGGCACGAACCGCCGCTGATTTACGGCGCCGACGGCAGTTTTCGCGCCATCGAAGCGGAAGCGCCGCCATTGGGGATATCGCCCGCACTCCTCGACGAGGATGGGTTTCCCGAAACGGAACTGAACCTGAATGGCGGCCAACTGTTCGTTTTCACCGATGGCGTCACAGAGGGTTATATCGCCGATGGCGTCGAGCTTGGCGCGGATGGCCTGAAAGAACTCATTGCCAATGCCGGCACGGGCGGCGTGCAGGGTATTTTGAACCAGGTACGTGAAAAGATCGGCGGGACAGGTGAAGCGCTCCGTGACGATGTAACTTTGCTCGCTATCGACGATGGCACGGCCAAACATACATCGGGGGTGGCGCTTGGCGCTGCGGAACCCGGTGCTACGGACGCGCCCGGCGAGAAAATTTTCCAACTCCGTGTCACGGCCAAGGCCAACCGCCTTCGTCTGATCCGCAATGCTGTCCGTGAGACGGCATCGTTCTGCGGATTTTCCGAAGCCGATACACGCGATATCGTGCTGGCGGTGGATGAAGCCTGCCAAAACGTCATTCGTCATGCCTATGGCCACGAAGGCGAGGGGGATATAGCTATAGAGATCCGGCACCGTCCGGATGCGATGGTTCTTTTCCTTCGCGACTTTGCCGATCCGGTGGATATTTCCAAAATCAAGCCGCGCGATCTGGACGATTTGCGTCCGGGCGGGCTGGGGACGCATCTCATCAGCGAAGTAATGGATGAGGTAGACTTCTTGCCGCCGCCGATAGATGGCGGCAATCTATTGAGAATGGTTAAAAGAATCGGGGATTAGGGACCAATGGAGCATCAATTATCCGAATCCGGCGGCGCGTTAGTCATCGCGTTTGCTGGCGATATCGATCTGCAGACTTCTCCGGATGCCCGAAAGGCTCTGTTGGCGCTGGTCGGCAAAGGACAACCAATTCTGGTCGACCTGTCGGGTGTCGGTTACATCGACTCATCTGGCGTGGCATCGCTTGTCGAGTGCCTCCAAAGCGTCAAGAAGTCGGGACAGAAACTGGCCCTCGTGTCGGTCAGCGAAGGGGCGCTTCGGGTGCTGCAACTGGCACGTCTGGACAGGGTCTTTACGATCTGCGCCAGTGTGGATGAAGGTATTATCGCGGTGGCGTGAAAAATCTTCCCGGTCACGGCCGGGAGAGACGGGGGACGACGACTTGGCGGGGCAAAAGATTACCGCAGTGGAAAAGATCGAAGGGATCGGCAGGACGGCCGTGGCCTTTGTCGAATCTGTCGGTAACGGCGGCATCCTCGTCGCCGAGAGCTTTTACTGGCTGCTGTTCGGTGTTCGTGAACGCCAACCGGTTCGCATGGGTGCGGTAATCCAGCAGATGATGGAAATCGGCGTTGCGGCAATACCGATCATTCTGATGCTGACCGGCACCATCGGTGTCATGCTCGCCATTCAGGGCATTCATACGCTCAGGATATTCGGCGCTGAAAGCCGGGTGACCATCGGCATTGCATTTTCCGTGGTGCGCGAATTCGCCCCGCTGATAACCGGCATTCTGGTCGCCGGACGTTCCGGTTCCGCGCTGGCGGCGAGAATCGGGACCATGAAGATCAACCAGGAAATCGATGCCCTCAAGGTCATGGGCATTAACCCGACGCGGTTTCTTGTTGTCCCGGCCTTGGTGTCGATGCTGGTCATGGTCCCTGCATTGACGCTTCTTGGCAATTTCATGGGACTTTTCGCCGCCGGACTTTATGTAAATGCGGACCTCGGTATTTCGCTCGCGGCCTATGCCCATGACACCATCGATATCCTGTCGCTGGACGACCTCGGTCACGGTATCGGTAAGAGCTGTATTTTTGCCGTGCTGATTGCCGTCATCGGTGTCGTCAACGGGGCCGGTGTGCAGGGCGGTGCCGAAGGGGTGGGCAAGGCAACGACCCGTTCCGTGGTGCAGTCGATTTCGGCGATCATCGTCACCGACATGCTGTTTGCCTTCGTGGCGACGCGGTAGGACCGGATCATGCGCAACCCGCAAAGCATCATGGAAGAACGCAAATCCCGCCAGCGTCCGCCGAGCGGACCCGAGGCGGTGATCGAAGTTGAGAATCTGGTCACGCATTATGGCGAGCGGATGATCCTCAAGGGCGTCAGCATGCAGGTCCTGGAAAACGAGATCATGGTCATCATGGGTGGCTCGGGATCGGGGAAATCGACGCTCCTTCGCCATCTGATGGCGCTCGAGGAGAAGACATCAGGCAACATGCGGATTCTCGGCAAGGATATTGACCAGATCACACGGCAGGAATTTCTCGATGTGCGGAAGAAGCTGGGCGTGGCGTTTCAGTCCGGCGCACTTTTCAGCTCAATGACGGTCGGCGAAAACATCATGCTGCCGCTCTATGAGCACACCGATCTGGACGCTCTGACCATGGAAATCATGGCCCGCATGAAGCTGGAGGTGGTCGAACTCTCCGGCTTCGAGAATCTGATGCCGTCCGAGCTGTCCGGCGGCATGATCAAGCGCGCTGCATTTGCCCGCGCGATCGTCATGGATCCAAAAGTGCTGTTCTGTGACGAGCCGTCGGCCGGGCTCGATCCGGTCGTGGCGTCGGCGCTGGACGACCTGATCCTCGACATGCGCGACGCCATGGGCATGAGTATCGTCGTCGTAACCCACGAACTGGACAGCGCATTCAAGATTGCGGACCGCATCACGATCCTCGATCGCGGCGAAATCCTGATGATCGGCACGGTCGAAGAAGTGCTGGCTTCGAAATCCGATCGTGTGCAGGCACTTTTGAACCGCATCCCCGAAGAAGACACCATGGACCCGGATGACTACCTCAGCCGCCTTGTCGGCGAGAACAACCCGGGCACGGCGCATTTATGAGGACGGACACGTGAGAACAAGCAAGATCAACTACTTCATCGTCGGGCTGTTTGTGATCACCATGATCATAGCGCTGGTCGCGGCGGTCGCTTTGCTGACGGGGCGAACCGGTGCAACGGACAGCTATCATGCTTATTATTCGAATGTGACCGGGGTTAAATTCGGCACCCAGGTGGTTTACGAAGGCTATCCCATAGGTCAGGTCACCGAGGTGACGCCGGAAGAAAAAGACGGCCGCATGCGTTTCCGGGTCGATTTTGATGTTGTCGAAGGATGGCGGATTCCGAACGACAGTATTGTCGAAATAGCAGCGCCCGGTCTGCTGGCCGCCGTTACCCTTGCCGTAGAAGCGGGTAAAAGCACGACCGCGCTTGAACCGGGCGCCGAGGTGAGTGCCGTTGAGCGAGCTGACATGTTTGCCGCCGTCGCCAATGTCGCAGGGGACTTCGGCGATTTGTCGAACAACTATCTGAAGCCGTTGCTCAGGAACGTCGACAACACGGTGACGCAGATCGGCGAGTTTCTGCAGGTCGGGGGCGAAGGCCGCATGATTGCCGCCGATGCCCGCGATACCATGGGCATGGCGCGCAACATCATGTCGGACCTCAAGGACCGCATACCATCGATCGCCGAAAAGCTTGAAACGATCCTGACCGACGTCAGTGTCACCAGCAAACGCCTGAATGACATTCTGACGCCGCAGAATCAGCAGAAAATTCTCGGCATGATCGACAATCTAAATGCGGCGACGCAGAAATTCGATACCGTGCTGATCACCATGAATTCCATCCTCAAGGATATCGACGATCTGGTGCTCGATGATGAGGGTGATCTGGCCAAAACCATGAAGGAAAGCCGCTACATCGCCGAGTCGATTGCGCGCAATATCGATGCCATCAATCAGAACATGGATGGTGCGGCCAGAAACCTGTATGAGTTCAGCCGGCAAATCAGGCAGAACCCGGGATTGTTGCTGGGCGGATCGTCCCCTGAAGACAAAGGAACGGTACAATGATGCAAGCAAACGTGAAACCGGTCCGAAAAATCATGCCGATGGCGTCGCTGATTTTCGCCGCTGTCCTGCTGGTTGCCGGCTGCGCTTCGCAGCCGCCGGTGCCGACCGACAAGTATTACCGTCTGCAGGCGGTCCTGGCCGCAGCGCCGGCTTCCACCCCCAGGTTCCAGGGTAATTTCCAGGTTGAACGATTCACCGCCGATGGCCTGACGGCGGGGCGGCCGATCGTCTATGTCGAATCCAATGACGGGAACCAGCTTCTTGAATATCACTATCACTTCTGGACACAGCCGCCGACGGTCATGTTGCGTGATGAGCTGGTGACGTATCTGCGCGCATCGAAGATTGCCGAGAGTGTTGTGACGCCGGATATGCGCCTGGATCCGCAGTATGTAATGACGGGGCGTATTCGCAAACTGGAACAGGTGCTCGGCTCGCCGAACCGCACGCGTCTGGAACTGGAAATAGCGTTGCGTCAAACCGACAACAACAAGCTGATGTTCCTGAAGTCCTATTTACATGAAAGCAACCAGACGTCGCCCGGTGTTTCTTCCGCTGTCGATGCGCTGAACGAGGCCTTGAATATTATCTATTCCGATCTTCTGGCCGACCTTCGGTCCCTATGAGTCAAAACAAACGGCGCCGGTCTGCCCGGCGCGGCAAGCCTGCCCCTAAGCGTCCGGCCGAAACCGTTGTCATTTCAAAAATCGCCCAGCAGGGCGATGGTGAGGGACAACTGGCCGACGCAACACGCGTGTTCGTGCCGCTGACCTTGCCGGGGGATAAAATCCTTGTGCAGCCGGGGGCCAAGCGTGGCGATGGCCTTGCCGGGTCCGTGCTGGAATGGATCGAACGGCAACCCCGAAAAGAGCCGATCTGCGACGTCTTCGGCACATGCGGCGGATGTCAGCTGCAACATGTTCCGGAAGCGGATTATCGAAACTGGAAGTCGGATGCCGTGCGCACGGCACTGGCACGGCATGGTTTTTCATTCGACATAGAGCCGTTACGCCAGGTTCCGCTGGATGCCCGAAGGCGGGCAACGCTTTCTCTGGTGATGACCGCCGACGGCCCGGTGCTCGGCTTTAACGGGGCGTATTCCGACCGGGTGGTCGGCATGGACGGCTGCCCGTTGCTGGACCCGACCCTTTCGCGCTTATGGGGGCCGGTCAGGGATTTCTGCGTGCAGGTGTTCAAGGCGCCGATGCGGGCCGATATCCGCATTACCGCCGCAGCACCCGGTTCGATTGAAATCGTCGTTGCTGCGGATCAGGAACTGGACCTGGCGAAACGTGAAGCCATTGCCGAATTCTCCGAAGCTCATGATATCGCGCGGTTCTGCTGGAAAAATGCAGGCGCTGCGCCGGAACCCGTTGTGCAGCGCCGCCCCGTGCTTCTGTCCATTGCCAAGGCGGAGATTGAACTCCCGGTCGGAGGATTTCTGCAGCCTTCGGCTGAGGGTGAAGCAACCCTTCAGGAACTGGTGATGGCGGGTGTGGCGGAGGCCAGGAAAGTTGCCGATCTGTATTGCGGCATCGGGACTTTCTCGTTCGTGCTGGCAAGTGCCGGCAAGCATGTGCTGGCCATCGACGATAACGCCGGCCAGATCGCGGCGCTGGATCAGGCAGCGGGCCGGGCCGGGCTCGGCGGACACATCCAAACCGAGGTCCGCGATTTGAAATCGTCACCGTTGGAAGCAGGTGCGTTTGCGGAAATGGATGCCGTGGTATTCGACCCGCCGCGTGCCGGCGCAAAGTCTCAGGCTGAATGCCTTGCCGATAGCGATGCAGGGACGATTGTCGCGGTGTCGTGCAATCCGGCGACGCTGGCGCGTGATCTTCGCATCCTCGTCGATGGGGGCTACCGGATCGAAAGCCTGACACCCGTTGACCAGTTCCCGATGAGCTATCATGTCGAGGCGGTCTGCGTGCTGCGCCGGGCGGGCTGAGCGGCGCCGCTTCCGATTGATGCCGATGAGTGATAGCCTTTTCCTATGAGAAGAGAATCCAGCGTCGAAGAAGTGCCGAAGGCTGGCCGCTGCACACAGGCCCAGGGGGAGGTGTTGATCTGTGCCCCGGGCGGGGTGGAAAAACCCCTTCTATGCGATGCCTCTTTCAGAACCGGGGACAAGGTGCTGGCCGGTGAAAACGCATCGGCGGCTCTCAAATTCACGGACGGCACGATGATCACGCTCGGCCCCGACAGTGTGCTCGTCATCGATGCCTTTGCCTATGAAAGCGACACCGAAGAGGACGCGGCGCTGCTGACGGCAGTGATGGGTACCTTCGTCATAGAAACCGGCGATCTGGCCATTCAGGCCGATAATTTCACCGTCTCGTTGGGCGACAGCACATGCGGGTTGAGATGTGCGCGGATTGCCGCCCGGGTCGATCCTTTGGGATACGACATGGTGACATTGCTGCCGGCACTGCACGGCCCACTGGGCGAAGTGCTGGTGCATAACAAAATCGGCGTGCAGATGCTGAACAGAGTGTGTCAGACATTGCGGCTTGGTAGCGGCGAGGCGGACATTCCGGCGCCGTTGACACTGCCTTCGGGTGTCATCCGTGAGACTTATGCCGGCCCTGGTGTTTCGGATGACCTGTTTCCAGCGGGACAGCCGGATAAGGACGAGGACCTGTCAGAGGAATTTCAGCCGTTTCGCGCGTTGCACGACAGGTTTCTGGAGCGCCAGTTCATGACCCGCACGGTCTTTCCGATTGACGGCCCTGTCATGACGGGAGATGGGGATGAAATGCTTGAGGATGCGTTCGAAGGAACCCGCTTCCGGTTGTCCGACCCGGACCCGGAATCGTCAGGCGGCTGAGCCTCAGTTCATCTCAAGCGCGCGTTTATAGACGTCGATCAATTCTTCCATCTCGGTGCGGTCGGATGAATCCATTTTGCGGAGCCTGATAATTTGGCGCAGCACCTTGATGTCGAAGCCCGTGCCTTTGGCTTCGGAATAGATTTCACGAATGTCGCCGGCCAATGCGGCCTTCTCTTCCTCAAGGCGCTCGATACGATCAACAAAGGACTTCAAGCGCTCGCTCGCGACGCCACCGACATCGGCCATGATCTTGCTCTCCACTGCATTAGTTGACTTTCAGCGCGGCACGTTAGCCTTGCATGGGTGAGCGGGCAAGCCCGCTTGGCGTAAAAAATCTGGGGATATCGGGGATTACTCGGCGGGAGCGGCTTCCGGTCGCTGGGCGGGTATCAGGATTGCCGTCGCGATGAGAACGATAACCGCAGCGGTGCTCATCACCATGAAAAGGGAATCGAAGCTGCCGCTGGCTTCGTGCAGGCGACCGGTCATCTGTACGGCGACGGCGCCGATACCCAGGACCAGAACGGATTTGACCGCATAGACGCGTGAGCGGTACTCGGTGCTGATGTAGTGCGCAACGATCCAGTCGTTGACCGGAATGATGCCGAACGTCGCCAGCATCAACGGCAAGGTCACGGCAAGCGACAGCCAGCCGGCCGCGGTTATCGCCAGTGTGCACATCACCAGTTGCGCCAGAACCAGGCCGATATAGATGCGCTTGGTCTGATAACGGTCCAGCATTTCACCGACCGCCAGTTGCGCGAACGCAGCGCAGGCAAAGACCAGTGCGGTGACCAGGCCGATCTCGGACGTTTCAGGGAGAATGGACGACAGCCGTTCATCCATGATTTTCGGCAGGGAGATCGTGGTTGCCTGAAATATCAGGCCGCCGACCATGGGGGCGATGATGAGAAACAGAAAGACGCGTTTCTGTATGGAAAGCGGGACCTGCGGCGGGGCTTTCTTTTGTTTGGCGACGTGATCCGCATCGACACCTTTCAGCAAATGCAATCCGTACAACACACCGATGCCGATGGACACGATACCGGGGATGATGAATGCCATGCGCCAGCCATATATATCGGCAATGGCGCCGGTGGTCAGGGCCGCCAACGCCACGCCCATGTTGCCCCATACGCCGTTTACAGCCAGCGCGCGACCGACGCGCTCGGCATCCTCGACCACCAGGGCCAGACCGATCGGGTGATAGATGGCACCGAAAATGCCGACCATCGCCAGACCGATTTCGATCTGCAGCGGATCGGCGGCAAAGCCCGTCAGGATCGAGGCGGCGCCGATGCCGATGAAGAACACGAACATCATGCCGGTTCTGGACCATTTATCGCCGAGCCAGCCTGCGGGCAGGGATGCCCCGCCGAAGAAAAAGAAGCTCCACGTCGTCAGCAACAACAGCCGACCATAGGAATCGGCAAACTCGCTCTCCATGGTCAGTACCGCAGTGGTAAAGATCAGCATGAAAAAATGATCGAGCAGATGCCCGAGATTGAGAAACAGGAAATTCCGTTTTGCGGTTGTCATGACATCAACCTAGCAAAACATGTGGCGGCTGTATCACGATGGCAGGACAATAAATATCGCTAAACGGACACATGGAACGACACGCCGTGCCGGCGTGCCGCCAGGAAGAAATGTGAAGGACTCAGACGATCAACCGTGTGCCTTTTCTGCCGTCAGGGCATTGGCATAAGCGCGTTCTGCGTACTTAAGCATCCGGTAATCCAAGGTGTTGTCGGTATCCGTGGCGAGGGCAAAAAGCCGTTCGGCCCAATGTAACTGTTCGCGCACGTAACCGTTCCAAACGATTTTAACCACGTTATGTCTCCCTTTCTGGAACGCCGTGGAACGTATCAAACGATTGCTACAGTATATATATGCCGAACTGAATTGAGAGAATGATCGGGATCACCACTGTACTCAATTTTATTTAAATTTCCGAAAAATCCCGGGTTTCTGCGGCTAAATGATCGACAACGTCGATCAGCGCGGTCTCATTATTATTGCCGTTTTGAAGTGAATCTTCATAACACTTCACCTGTCTGTGCGCGCTTGTCCCTCTTTTGGCGATCTTTTTGAGGTTCATGATCTCGTCCATGCAGCCCAGGGCTTCGGCGTCTTCGTTAACCAAATCGATCAGTTCGTCGATCAGGTCCGCACAGGGAACAATCTCGCCACGGCCGAAGTCGACAAGCCCTCCGTCAAGGCCATACCGTTGTGCGCGCCAGCGGTTTTCGGATATCAGCATCATCGCGTATTGCCGCCAGCGTTGATTTCTCGTCTTCAGCCGCCACAGCATTCTGAGGATGCAGCAATAAAGGGCGGCGACGGCTGCCGCATCATGAATATATGTGCAGATATCGCAGATCCGCATTTCCAGTGTCGGAAAACGGGCGCTCGGACGGATGTCCCACCAAAGCTTGGTTGCATCTTCGATGATGCCGGCGTTGACGAGTGCGGCGACGTGCCGCTGATACTCGGCATGGCTATCGAAGTCGTTCGGCAGGCCGGTGCGGGGCATTTCGTCCCAAACGCTGAGCCGGTAGGATTTCAGTCCGGTGTTCTGGCCCTGCCAAAACGGTGACGAGGTGGTCAAAGCCAGAAGGTGCGGCAGGAAATAGCGGACCTGGTTCATCAGATCGATGCGCAGCTCATCGTCGTCGACTCCGACATGCACATGCATGCCGCAGATCACCAGCCGGCGGACGACAGCCTGCAGATCATTGGCGATGGTGGTGTAGCGTTCCTGCTCCGTGAAACCCTGTTCGGACCAATGCGAAAACGGATGCGTTGATGCGGCAATGGGCATCAGATCGAATTCCGCGGCGATATCGACGATCGTCTGGCGCAATTCGCCCAGCATCTGTGTCGCTTCAGGCACAGAGCGGGCGACCTTCGTATTCACCTCGATCTGCGACTTGAGGAATTCGTGTGCGACCTGGGGGCCCAGTTTCGCCGCGCACTTTTCGTACATTTCCTTAGGGGGGTCCGCCGCCAGAGCCCGGGTCTCGGCGTCGACAAGCAGGTATTCTTCTTCAATTCCAATGGTCAGCGATGGTGCGCCGCCGACCATCAGAACCGCTCGACCCTATGCAGCCCAGGAATATCGAAAATCGGCAAAACGCATTCAGACAGGATATCGACCCATTTCAGAACACCGCTTTTATCCCTGATCTGGTCCTGGTTGATTTCTATGGCACAGTTGGCAATGCCGGCGGCGGCACCGTGCATATCGATGGTATAAGCCAGATCATGACCCGAATAAGGCTCGTTATCACCGACTTCGAGTTCGAAGCGGTCGAGATGTTCCATCAGCGGGACCGCAATGCGCGGATCGCGGTTCCACAGCACGCCGATATCCCAAGGCCTCGGCTTGCCGCCGAAAGTCGGGCTGAAGCTATGGATCGACAGGATCGCCGGGGCCGGGCCGCGGTCCCATAATCTCGCCAGCGCCCGGTTGACGGCATCGTGATACGGTTCGAATATCTGCCGCACACGCTGCCGGCGGGATTCTGACGATAAATCCTGGTTGGCGGCAATCCTGAACCCATCATTCTCCGGCATGATGCTGTCCGGGTGTCCGGGCGGTCGATTGACGTCGATGACCAGCCTTGAATACCCGGCGAGAACGGCCTGCGCATCAAGCCTGGACGCCAGCCCGCGGGTGACGGCGGCGGCACCAATGTCATATGTGATATGCTTTTCGAAGGCCTCATCGGGCAGGCCCAGATTGCCTAGCTGTGCCGGGACAGTGTTGCTGGCATGGTCACAGACCAGCAGCATATGAGCACCGCCCTCGCGATTGATGACCTCGAACGGGGGCGGATCTTCTGGGCCGAGCAGGTCGGGCCCATCATTCGGTAGAGTTGTCATGAAGAAATTATAGCGTGCGTTTTCCCGCTAAGCGATACGGAAAAGCCTTCTCTTGCAATCCATACAGATGCGGATTAAGTCCGGTCATTCGAGAGGAAAAGCCGAATGGACCAGCCGCAGCACATTGAAAGCCCATGCATCAGTGTTTGCCAGCTCGATGACGAGAGCGGGTTATGTCAGGGATGCTGGCGGACACGCGATGAAATCGCTATGTGGGGCAGGGCTACTAACGAGCAGCGGCTCGAAATCCTTGCGAAACTTCACGACAGGCGTGAACAGATGACCGGTATTTCCCGCCGCAAAACGCGCAGACGCGATACCACCGGCTGACGGAGTAATAGAATGACGGATATTCTGTCCAGGCTGCTTGCCGAACGGGATTGGCTGTTATGCGACGGGGCCATGGGGACCAGCTTGTTCCAGCGCGGCCTGGCAACGGGCGAGGCCCCCGATCTATGGAATGTCACGCATCCGGATAAAGTTGCCGAGGTGCATCAGGGCTTTGTCGATGCCGGTTCGGACATCATCCTGACGAATTCCTTCGGCGCCAATGCGTTGAGACTTAAACTTCATGGCGATGAACACCGTGTGGCGGAGTTGAATATCGCCGCGGCCGGAATTGCACGAAACGTTGCCGATGCCGCCGAACGCCCGGTCGTCGTCGCCGGTTCCATCGGGCCGACCGGTGAATTGATGCAGCCGATGGGCGCGCTGACCCCGGAAATTGCCGAGCAGGTCTTTGCCGAACAGGCAGCGGCGCTCAAACAAGGCGGCGTCGATGTCATCTGGATCGAGACCATGTCATCGAAGGAAGAATATGCCGCCGCAGTTGCCGGTGCGGCAAAATGCGGCCTGCCGGTGGTCGCCACAATGAGCTTCGATACCAATGGCTGCACCATGATGGGCGTAACGCCGGAAGAAGCGGCGACTTTCGCATCGTCGCTCGAACCCGCGCTGGCGGCCTATGGATGTAATTGCGGTGTTGGTCCGGCAACGCTGATCGATACCGTGCTGGGATTGAAAAAAACCGCCAAGCCCGGCGACGTCATCACGGCCAAGGGCAATTGCGGCATTCCCGAATATGTCGATGGCGCCATTGCCTATAGCGGGCCGCCGAAAATCATGGCGGATTATGCCCGACTGGCGCGCGATGCGGGGGCCAGGATCATCGGTGGTTGTTGCGGCACCACGGACATGCACGTCAAAGCCATGCATGATGCCCTCAAGGGTTATGACCCGGGAGCGGCACCGGACCGCAGCCGAATCGAGGATATTCTGGGACCGGTTGATCAGGCTTTGCCCCGCGCCGACGGTGCAGGCGAGCGCCCGCGCCGCCGTCGCCGGTAATCAGGGGGCAACGCTTACCAGCTTCCTGTGTTTTCCATGGATGACCAGGGTTCGGCGGGTTCCAGCGGATCGCCTTTCTGCAGCAATTCAATGGAAATGCCGTCCGGTGAGCGGACAAACGCCATGCGGCCGTCACGCGGCGGGCGATTGATGGTCACGCCGCCGTCCTGCAGGTGCTGGCAGAGATCATAGATATTGTCGACGCGGAACGCCAGATGGCCGAAATTGCGGCCGCCGTCATATTCTTCCGGATCATAGTTGTAGGTTAGTTCGATTTCGGCATCCGGGGTCTCATCGGCCGAGAGGAAAATCAGACAGTAACCGTGTTCCGGGCGGTCGCTGCGCCGGACTTCCTTGAGGCCGAGCAGATCGCAATAGAACTTAATCGACGCATCGATGTCCGAAATCCGGACCATGGTGTGCAAATATCTCATGAAGGGCCTCCCCGAAATTTAAGTTATTAGGAACTTAGGGAGTGTGTGCGGCGGTTTCCAGTCCCGTTTCCTGCATACGGACGGCTTCCAGTCCCAGGATTGCCGATTTGCGCACCGGGTCCCACCGATAGCCGGTAATCATGCCGTTATCGCGGATGACACGGTGACACGGAATCACATAGCCGATCAGGT
This genomic window contains:
- a CDS encoding STAS domain-containing protein yields the protein MEHQLSESGGALVIAFAGDIDLQTSPDARKALLALVGKGQPILVDLSGVGYIDSSGVASLVECLQSVKKSGQKLALVSVSEGALRVLQLARLDRVFTICASVDEGIIAVA
- a CDS encoding DUF2312 domain-containing protein encodes the protein MADVGGVASERLKSFVDRIERLEEEKAALAGDIREIYSEAKGTGFDIKVLRQIIRLRKMDSSDRTEMEELIDVYKRALEMN
- a CDS encoding ABC transporter permease, translating into MAGQKITAVEKIEGIGRTAVAFVESVGNGGILVAESFYWLLFGVRERQPVRMGAVIQQMMEIGVAAIPIILMLTGTIGVMLAIQGIHTLRIFGAESRVTIGIAFSVVREFAPLITGILVAGRSGSALAARIGTMKINQEIDALKVMGINPTRFLVVPALVSMLVMVPALTLLGNFMGLFAAGLYVNADLGISLAAYAHDTIDILSLDDLGHGIGKSCIFAVLIAVIGVVNGAGVQGGAEGVGKATTRSVVQSISAIIVTDMLFAFVATR
- a CDS encoding class I SAM-dependent RNA methyltransferase → MSQNKRRRSARRGKPAPKRPAETVVISKIAQQGDGEGQLADATRVFVPLTLPGDKILVQPGAKRGDGLAGSVLEWIERQPRKEPICDVFGTCGGCQLQHVPEADYRNWKSDAVRTALARHGFSFDIEPLRQVPLDARRRATLSLVMTADGPVLGFNGAYSDRVVGMDGCPLLDPTLSRLWGPVRDFCVQVFKAPMRADIRITAAAPGSIEIVVAADQELDLAKREAIAEFSEAHDIARFCWKNAGAAPEPVVQRRPVLLSIAKAEIELPVGGFLQPSAEGEATLQELVMAGVAEARKVADLYCGIGTFSFVLASAGKHVLAIDDNAGQIAALDQAAGRAGLGGHIQTEVRDLKSSPLEAGAFAEMDAVVFDPPRAGAKSQAECLADSDAGTIVAVSCNPATLARDLRILVDGGYRIESLTPVDQFPMSYHVEAVCVLRRAG
- a CDS encoding ABC-type transport auxiliary lipoprotein family protein yields the protein MMQANVKPVRKIMPMASLIFAAVLLVAGCASQPPVPTDKYYRLQAVLAAAPASTPRFQGNFQVERFTADGLTAGRPIVYVESNDGNQLLEYHYHFWTQPPTVMLRDELVTYLRASKIAESVVTPDMRLDPQYVMTGRIRKLEQVLGSPNRTRLELEIALRQTDNNKLMFLKSYLHESNQTSPGVSSAVDALNEALNIIYSDLLADLRSL
- a CDS encoding ATP-binding cassette domain-containing protein, with the translated sequence MRNPQSIMEERKSRQRPPSGPEAVIEVENLVTHYGERMILKGVSMQVLENEIMVIMGGSGSGKSTLLRHLMALEEKTSGNMRILGKDIDQITRQEFLDVRKKLGVAFQSGALFSSMTVGENIMLPLYEHTDLDALTMEIMARMKLEVVELSGFENLMPSELSGGMIKRAAFARAIVMDPKVLFCDEPSAGLDPVVASALDDLILDMRDAMGMSIVVVTHELDSAFKIADRITILDRGEILMIGTVEEVLASKSDRVQALLNRIPEEDTMDPDDYLSRLVGENNPGTAHL
- a CDS encoding MlaD family protein, whose amino-acid sequence is MRTSKINYFIVGLFVITMIIALVAAVALLTGRTGATDSYHAYYSNVTGVKFGTQVVYEGYPIGQVTEVTPEEKDGRMRFRVDFDVVEGWRIPNDSIVEIAAPGLLAAVTLAVEAGKSTTALEPGAEVSAVERADMFAAVANVAGDFGDLSNNYLKPLLRNVDNTVTQIGEFLQVGGEGRMIAADARDTMGMARNIMSDLKDRIPSIAEKLETILTDVSVTSKRLNDILTPQNQQKILGMIDNLNAATQKFDTVLITMNSILKDIDDLVLDDEGDLAKTMKESRYIAESIARNIDAINQNMDGAARNLYEFSRQIRQNPGLLLGGSSPEDKGTVQ
- a CDS encoding SpoIIE family protein phosphatase, whose amino-acid sequence is MAEGNVNSVELSSGARFGVAPGDAHSHLELLADMGRDFATSLDLEATLARAVQRITDYVDAEAGALFMLSPSGEKLLCDACVGPVEITGLEIAADQGIVGFCVQNDSGRIVRDVAKDPDFNASVDDETGFKTKSILCAPMSVKGEQIGAIELINKRGGDGLFDDNDLHLLQALSVSAGLAVLNARMAAALVEQERVKRELELAAEIQRSLLPEEKDSDFPVKGINLPARVVSGDFYDFYPLDDGRVAFTLGDVSGKGMNAALMMAKTASLLRCLGKSIKEPGRLLTLVNEEICETATRGMFVTLVHGVYDPDSGYVRLANAGHEPPLIYGADGSFRAIEAEAPPLGISPALLDEDGFPETELNLNGGQLFVFTDGVTEGYIADGVELGADGLKELIANAGTGGVQGILNQVREKIGGTGEALRDDVTLLAIDDGTAKHTSGVALGAAEPGATDAPGEKIFQLRVTAKANRLRLIRNAVRETASFCGFSEADTRDIVLAVDEACQNVIRHAYGHEGEGDIAIEIRHRPDAMVLFLRDFADPVDISKIKPRDLDDLRPGGLGTHLISEVMDEVDFLPPPIDGGNLLRMVKRIGD